In Polynucleobacter sp. AP-Ainpum-60-G11, one DNA window encodes the following:
- a CDS encoding LLM class flavin-dependent oxidoreductase produces the protein MTNAVPYSILDISPIPQGFTAGDALRNSLDVAQHAEALGYTRYWVAEHHNMTGNASSATAVLVGYIAGGTKTILVGSGGVMLPNHAPLVIAEQFGTLASIYPGRIELGLGRAPGTDQMTARALRRDLLGSDDRFPQDVRELQHYFGPIQEGQAVKAIPGADTEVPIWILGSSLYGAQLAAHFGLPYAFASHFAPEQLLDAMSTYRELFKPSDKLAKPYCAFVMNVVAADTDEEAAHLFTTLQQNVIRMRRNTRGQLPPPIDDLDDFCDSHEKTTAAHTLRCSAVGSLQTVRKGMQYWLDQTGANEVIITGQIYDHQARLRSFEIAAEAAKGLRFSSKA, from the coding sequence ATGACAAATGCTGTCCCGTACTCCATTCTAGATATATCTCCAATCCCACAGGGATTTACTGCTGGGGATGCATTGCGTAACTCACTAGATGTTGCTCAGCATGCGGAGGCATTGGGCTATACCCGCTATTGGGTGGCGGAGCACCACAATATGACAGGTAATGCCAGCTCTGCCACGGCAGTCTTGGTCGGATATATTGCTGGCGGTACCAAAACGATTCTTGTTGGATCTGGTGGTGTGATGTTGCCAAACCATGCCCCGTTAGTCATTGCCGAACAATTCGGCACATTGGCGTCCATCTACCCCGGAAGGATTGAGTTGGGCTTGGGCCGTGCGCCAGGTACAGATCAAATGACTGCCAGAGCCTTACGTCGAGATTTGCTCGGAAGCGATGACCGCTTTCCGCAGGATGTACGAGAGTTGCAGCATTACTTTGGCCCCATTCAAGAGGGGCAGGCTGTTAAGGCGATTCCAGGTGCGGATACCGAAGTACCGATTTGGATTTTAGGATCTAGCTTGTATGGCGCTCAATTGGCGGCTCATTTTGGCTTGCCATATGCCTTTGCTTCACACTTTGCACCTGAGCAGTTGCTTGATGCAATGTCGACTTATCGTGAATTATTTAAACCTTCCGATAAGCTAGCTAAGCCCTATTGTGCATTTGTGATGAATGTAGTGGCCGCTGATACTGATGAAGAGGCCGCTCATTTATTTACTACTTTGCAGCAAAATGTCATTCGTATGCGCCGTAATACCCGTGGGCAACTACCACCCCCGATTGATGATTTGGATGACTTCTGCGATTCGCACGAAAAGACTACTGCAGCACACACATTGCGCTGCTCTGCGGTTGGATCTTTGCAAACGGTAAGAAAAGGAATGCAGTATTGGCTCGACCAGACTGGCGCTAACGAAGTCATCATTACAGGTCAAATCTATGACCACCAAGCACGCTTAAGATCATTTGAGATTGCTGCTGAAGCTGCCAAGGGATTGCGCTTTAGCTCTAAAGCTTAA
- a CDS encoding putative toxin-antitoxin system toxin component, PIN family, whose product MKPVVLDTNILLDIFVFNDERAVHLKQATVNEGIVAIASQKTMLEFADVISRPLFKLDQATQVAVLSQWRSIAQQYDDSDLAPAPWICQDPNDQIFLDLAYRLRPAILISKDNAVLNIASRAAQEDILITSDYNAFKL is encoded by the coding sequence ATGAAACCGGTAGTCTTAGACACCAATATCTTGCTAGATATTTTTGTCTTTAATGACGAAAGGGCCGTTCATTTGAAGCAAGCAACTGTAAATGAAGGCATTGTCGCGATTGCAAGTCAAAAGACCATGCTTGAGTTTGCTGACGTCATCTCTCGCCCCCTCTTCAAGCTAGACCAGGCCACTCAAGTGGCAGTTCTATCCCAATGGCGATCAATAGCACAGCAATATGATGATTCTGATTTAGCCCCTGCCCCCTGGATATGCCAAGATCCTAATGATCAAATCTTCTTAGATCTAGCCTATCGACTGAGGCCGGCGATACTCATCAGCAAAGACAATGCTGTACTCAATATCGCCAGTCGAGCTGCACAAGAAGATATTCTGATTACCAGCGACTACAACGCCTTTAAGCTTTAG
- a CDS encoding SlyX family protein: MTEDRITNLEIKLSFTEDLIDQLNQTIYKQQQQIEFLYRELKSIKEQANGADGASNSSPKDEIPPHY, encoded by the coding sequence ATGACGGAAGATCGCATCACCAACCTTGAAATTAAACTCAGCTTTACTGAAGATTTGATTGATCAACTGAATCAAACCATTTATAAGCAACAGCAACAAATTGAGTTTCTATATCGAGAACTAAAGTCCATCAAAGAGCAAGCCAATGGTGCTGACGGCGCAAGCAACAGCAGTCCAAAAGATGAAATCCCTCCCCACTATTAA
- a CDS encoding phage holin family protein has product MGNLVPFLVQWGLTSLSLWVASYLFSGLRFADGGSLLIAALLLGFANAVVKPLLILLTLPLTVLTMGLFLLVVNALVLILVSAVVSGFTISSFWTAFFASIFISLFSLFISGILL; this is encoded by the coding sequence ATGGGTAACTTGGTTCCGTTTTTAGTTCAATGGGGTTTAACATCTTTATCCCTTTGGGTCGCCAGCTATCTTTTTAGCGGCTTACGTTTTGCTGATGGCGGCTCACTACTGATTGCTGCCCTACTGCTTGGCTTTGCCAATGCCGTTGTGAAGCCTTTATTAATTCTCCTTACCCTGCCGCTAACTGTTCTCACCATGGGATTGTTTCTGCTGGTAGTGAATGCCTTGGTGCTGATACTGGTTTCAGCAGTAGTTAGTGGCTTCACGATCTCCAGCTTCTGGACCGCCTTCTTTGCCAGCATCTTTATTTCTCTATTCAGCCTCTTTATCAGCGGAATACTGCTTTAA
- a CDS encoding AsmA family protein, translating to MSKSTKIIIGVLGGAFILIAAGVWYAASTVDPAQLTKLLSSSVKTATGRDLKISGPVTLSFFPRISVSAERLSLSNASWASHPEMLNLNRIELDIKILPLLSQRIEVGSIKLSGLELILQKNTAGKVNWDMSADASNPVATSDSGQADSASVSDKLIFMDSIAIVDTQIQYQDPSASISSYQIKRLSLQEGGDETSISVNMQAQGQALDLSGKVGPLSRSFKQWDVSSIRFPVDLNLNLNGKTLLMKGEVSKAPKAIPTFNLALSSKAFDWTGSGEAVNQAPQSISTAKPVPAVRQTQKPQPNFLFSNDIIPFDALPQANGKVLINIAELGLPKRKPIENLQATLQLDGSSIEIPSLTFQMGKGSADIQINLSQINKANPELAVKGVTKDFVLENLLSRLDPSSKVSGGAMKLAFDIKTSGNSLHQMAANSNGKIQLSINQARMGTNFLNDAGDFVVTLLDSMNPMRKKTSETVLECAVAYLPINNGQVNIANTVGAETDRLDVVLAGSINLKTEAVNLTINPREKSGLTTGLDLAGLVKMGGTLTNPKAGINQAGVVNSAVSVGLGFLTGGVSILAENARSMTTKVHPCRDALHPWSDIYPGAQ from the coding sequence ATGAGTAAATCAACCAAGATCATCATCGGTGTATTAGGCGGAGCGTTTATCCTAATTGCCGCCGGAGTTTGGTATGCGGCCTCAACAGTTGACCCTGCACAGCTCACTAAATTGCTCTCCTCTTCAGTCAAGACGGCTACTGGACGAGATTTAAAAATATCTGGGCCAGTTACTCTGAGCTTTTTCCCCAGAATTTCTGTGTCAGCAGAGCGCTTAAGTTTGAGTAATGCATCTTGGGCATCTCATCCTGAGATGCTTAACCTTAATCGCATTGAGTTAGATATTAAGATCTTGCCGCTACTCAGTCAGCGTATTGAGGTTGGAAGCATAAAACTCTCTGGCCTAGAGTTAATTCTCCAGAAAAATACAGCCGGTAAAGTCAATTGGGATATGAGTGCGGATGCATCAAATCCTGTTGCTACTTCTGATAGCGGTCAGGCTGATAGCGCTTCAGTGAGTGATAAGCTGATCTTCATGGATAGCATTGCGATTGTGGATACTCAGATTCAGTATCAAGATCCTTCTGCCTCAATCTCAAGCTATCAAATAAAGCGCTTATCCCTCCAGGAGGGTGGTGATGAGACAAGCATCTCGGTCAATATGCAAGCTCAGGGACAGGCTTTGGACCTCAGTGGAAAAGTTGGACCTCTTTCTCGCTCATTCAAGCAGTGGGATGTTTCTTCGATACGGTTCCCAGTTGACCTTAACCTTAATCTGAACGGTAAAACTCTGTTGATGAAGGGTGAGGTAAGTAAGGCTCCTAAGGCTATACCCACATTCAATTTAGCATTGAGCTCAAAAGCATTTGACTGGACCGGCTCGGGTGAGGCAGTTAACCAAGCCCCTCAATCCATCAGCACTGCTAAGCCGGTGCCAGCCGTACGCCAAACCCAAAAGCCGCAGCCTAATTTCTTATTTAGTAATGACATCATTCCTTTTGATGCGCTACCTCAAGCTAATGGGAAGGTGCTGATTAATATTGCTGAGTTGGGGTTACCAAAACGCAAGCCAATTGAAAATCTTCAGGCTACCTTGCAATTGGATGGCAGCAGTATTGAGATTCCAAGTCTGACGTTTCAAATGGGTAAAGGGAGCGCTGACATCCAGATCAATCTCTCCCAGATTAATAAAGCAAATCCTGAGCTAGCAGTTAAGGGTGTGACAAAAGATTTCGTGCTAGAGAACTTACTGTCCCGGCTTGATCCAAGTTCCAAGGTGAGTGGCGGCGCTATGAAGTTAGCATTTGATATCAAGACATCCGGAAACAGTCTTCACCAGATGGCAGCAAATTCCAATGGCAAGATTCAGTTGAGCATTAATCAGGCTCGTATGGGTACTAACTTTTTAAACGATGCTGGTGATTTTGTGGTCACCTTATTGGATTCCATGAATCCAATGCGTAAAAAAACGAGTGAAACAGTTTTGGAGTGTGCGGTTGCCTATCTGCCAATTAATAATGGCCAGGTCAATATAGCCAATACAGTTGGGGCGGAGACAGATAGATTGGATGTGGTCTTAGCTGGTTCTATCAATCTGAAAACGGAAGCAGTTAATCTGACTATTAATCCACGAGAAAAATCAGGCCTCACTACAGGTCTTGATTTGGCAGGGCTAGTAAAGATGGGTGGCACACTGACAAATCCTAAGGCGGGGATTAATCAGGCCGGGGTCGTCAATAGTGCCGTCTCGGTTGGGCTTGGATTTTTAACTGGTGGCGTAAGCATTTTGGCTGAGAATGCCAGATCAATGACTACAAAAGTGCACCCTTGTAGAGATGCACTGCACCCCTGGTCTGATATCTACCCTGGGGCACAGTAA
- a CDS encoding YaeQ family protein, translated as MALRATIHKADLHVADSDRHYYGSHSLTIAKHPSETEERMMIRIIAFALQAQEDLAFTKGLSDTDEPDLWVKDLTDAIKLWIEVGQPDERRILKACGRSDQVIVYCYGGQTSKIWWDGIANKLTRARNLQVISIPAEQAKELNKLVERSMVLHVNIQDGEAYVSSDMGQVTITPEIWRNQQQ; from the coding sequence ATGGCTCTACGCGCAACTATCCACAAAGCCGACTTACACGTCGCAGACTCTGACCGCCACTATTACGGTAGTCATTCCCTCACCATCGCCAAGCACCCCTCTGAGACTGAAGAGCGGATGATGATTCGCATCATCGCCTTTGCTTTGCAAGCACAAGAAGATTTGGCTTTTACCAAGGGCTTGAGTGATACCGATGAGCCTGACCTCTGGGTTAAGGATCTCACCGACGCCATCAAACTTTGGATTGAAGTAGGTCAGCCCGATGAACGACGTATTCTGAAAGCTTGCGGTCGATCTGATCAAGTCATTGTCTATTGCTATGGTGGCCAGACTAGCAAAATCTGGTGGGATGGCATTGCGAATAAGCTGACTCGTGCGCGCAACCTGCAAGTGATTTCTATTCCAGCAGAACAAGCTAAAGAACTGAACAAGCTAGTGGAACGCAGCATGGTTTTGCATGTGAATATTCAAGATGGGGAAGCTTACGTTTCCTCGGATATGGGCCAAGTCACCATTACCCCAGAAATCTGGCGCAATCAGCAGCAATGA
- a CDS encoding NAD(P)/FAD-dependent oxidoreductase — translation MIRITELRLPISHAPEALEEAILKRLNIQAQDLIRTDVFKRSYDARKNVALAFIYTVDLSVKNEEKLLEQFANDIHVRPSPDTSYHFLANASQLKSQRFERPVVIGFGPCGIFAALVLAQMGFKPIVLERGKPVRERTQDTWGLWRKNVLNPESNVQFGEGGAGTFSDGKLYSQIKDPKFYGRKVIAEFIKAGAPEEIRYVAKPHIGTFRLVGVVERMRQEIIELGGEIRFSQKVIGFDIQNDHIAGVKIEGHPDLPANHVVLALGHSARDTFEALHAAGVYMEAKPFSVGFRIEHPQSLIDKARLGPHAGNELIGAADYKLVHHAKNGRAVYSFCMCPGGTVVAATSEPNRVVTNGMSQYSRNERNANAGIVVGITPEDYPGGPLAGIEFQRALESKAYELGGSTYEAPGQLVGDFLAGTASTDFGSVMPSYKPGVHLTDLADALPAYAIEAIREAIPAFEKQIKGFSMKDAVLTGVETRTSSPLRITRGANLQSLNVKGLYPAGEGAGYAGGILSAGVDGIKVAEAVALDYLSQ, via the coding sequence ATGATCCGTATTACTGAACTTCGTTTGCCTATTAGCCATGCCCCTGAGGCATTGGAGGAGGCGATTTTGAAGCGCTTGAATATCCAAGCTCAAGACTTGATCCGGACTGATGTCTTCAAGCGTAGCTACGATGCCAGAAAAAATGTTGCTCTAGCGTTTATCTACACCGTCGACTTATCGGTGAAAAATGAAGAAAAATTACTTGAGCAGTTTGCTAATGACATTCACGTAAGGCCATCCCCGGATACGAGTTATCACTTCCTTGCCAATGCCTCGCAATTAAAAAGTCAAAGATTTGAGCGTCCTGTAGTTATTGGATTTGGCCCTTGTGGGATTTTTGCTGCCTTGGTATTAGCGCAGATGGGTTTTAAGCCAATCGTATTAGAGCGTGGCAAACCAGTACGCGAACGCACCCAAGATACTTGGGGTTTATGGCGCAAAAATGTCCTCAACCCAGAGTCCAATGTGCAATTTGGTGAGGGTGGGGCAGGCACGTTTTCCGACGGCAAGCTCTATAGTCAAATCAAAGACCCAAAGTTTTATGGGCGTAAGGTCATCGCGGAATTTATTAAAGCGGGTGCTCCAGAAGAAATTCGTTATGTTGCTAAGCCACACATTGGAACCTTCCGCTTAGTTGGTGTTGTCGAAAGAATGCGCCAAGAAATTATTGAGCTGGGAGGGGAGATTCGCTTCTCGCAAAAAGTGATTGGCTTTGATATTCAGAATGATCACATTGCTGGAGTCAAGATTGAGGGGCATCCAGATTTACCGGCTAACCATGTTGTGCTGGCATTAGGTCACAGTGCTCGCGATACCTTCGAAGCGTTGCATGCTGCGGGCGTCTATATGGAAGCCAAACCATTTTCGGTAGGCTTTCGCATTGAGCATCCGCAATCCTTGATCGACAAAGCTCGCTTGGGCCCGCATGCAGGCAATGAACTGATCGGTGCGGCAGACTATAAGCTGGTTCACCATGCTAAGAATGGCCGCGCGGTTTATAGCTTTTGTATGTGTCCAGGCGGAACCGTAGTTGCCGCCACATCTGAACCTAATCGTGTCGTGACCAACGGGATGAGTCAATATTCTCGCAATGAGCGTAATGCCAATGCCGGTATTGTTGTGGGCATTACTCCTGAAGACTATCCTGGTGGTCCATTAGCTGGTATTGAGTTTCAGAGGGCGTTAGAGTCTAAGGCCTATGAGCTTGGTGGATCCACCTATGAAGCCCCAGGGCAACTGGTAGGAGACTTCCTGGCTGGTACGGCTTCAACCGATTTTGGTTCTGTAATGCCGTCTTATAAACCTGGTGTGCATCTGACAGATCTTGCCGATGCCTTGCCGGCTTATGCAATTGAGGCAATCCGAGAAGCGATCCCCGCTTTTGAAAAGCAGATCAAAGGCTTTTCAATGAAAGATGCAGTGCTGACCGGTGTTGAGACGCGGACATCCTCTCCTTTGCGCATTACTCGTGGCGCAAACTTGCAGAGCCTGAATGTCAAGGGGCTTTATCCAGCGGGTGAGGGTGCTGGCTATGCCGGCGGAATCTTGTCGGCCGGGGTTGATGGGATTAAAGTAGCAGAAGCGGTTGCGCTTGATTACCTATCCCAATAA
- a CDS encoding helix-turn-helix domain-containing protein produces MTKISNLHKKWIKNPEYKKAYDESRVEFEIAQEVIEARMKRGLSQEELAVLMSTSQSAIARLESGAGLPSLRTLTKLAAATNTHIEIHFKPIKNSKQKIAA; encoded by the coding sequence ATGACCAAAATCTCTAATTTACATAAAAAATGGATCAAGAATCCTGAATACAAAAAAGCTTACGATGAATCTCGTGTGGAATTTGAGATTGCACAAGAGGTTATTGAGGCGCGCATGAAAAGGGGGCTATCTCAAGAGGAGCTGGCCGTACTGATGAGCACCTCTCAATCTGCGATCGCGAGACTAGAAAGTGGCGCAGGATTGCCCTCCCTGAGAACCCTGACAAAACTTGCAGCCGCTACCAATACTCACATTGAAATTCACTTTAAACCTATCAAAAACTCAAAGCAAAAGATAGCGGCTTAA
- a CDS encoding type II toxin-antitoxin system RelE/ParE family toxin: MTTWSVHTLNSTVDQELEDLPADIRSRFVRVSGLLEQFGPQEVGMPHIKSLGAKFWEIRVSGKDGIARGIYIHASGKRMIVLHVFIKKTQKTPPAALEMATRRAKQANLI, translated from the coding sequence ATGACAACATGGAGTGTTCACACCCTAAACTCAACAGTTGACCAAGAGCTAGAAGATCTTCCAGCAGATATTAGAAGTCGGTTTGTCAGGGTTTCTGGTTTACTCGAGCAATTTGGACCCCAAGAAGTTGGAATGCCTCACATCAAATCTTTAGGTGCAAAATTTTGGGAGATACGAGTTTCCGGTAAGGATGGGATTGCACGAGGAATTTATATCCATGCCAGCGGGAAAAGAATGATCGTATTGCATGTATTTATTAAGAAGACTCAGAAAACTCCACCGGCAGCTTTAGAAATGGCAACAAGAAGAGCTAAACAGGCAAACTTAATATGA
- the hemN gene encoding oxygen-independent coproporphyrinogen III oxidase encodes MSSIVSASTSNEKEVLFHPELLQKFDINGPRYTSYPSADRFHNEFSESDYLGALQRVAKVDEPLSLYFHLPFCPNICYYCGCNKIITKDHGRSAKYIKYLAKEMAMVCAAMGAQKKIPVTQLHWGGGTPTFLSHEEMMELMHHTREHFELLPGGEYSIEIDPRRVTEADIALLAELGFNRISLGVQDFNLEVQQAVHRVQTIEETQAVMDWSRKYGFKSRSVDLIYGLPKQTPETFKETVDAVLKMSPDRLSVYNYAHLPHIFKPQRRIAEADLPGAVDKLDILSNTIERLGEAGYVFIGMDHFAKPDDELAIAQKEGKLHRNFQGYSTQAECDLLAFGISSIGKVDDSYSQNVRTLDEYYAAIDDGHLPTLRGLQLDKDDLMRRELIGELMCQFALDTEMFAKSHQIHFPSYFKTEIAELKHLEEAGLLEWQGTKLFVPIKGRLLARRVAMTFDRHLRESQAKGTYSKVL; translated from the coding sequence ATGAGTTCTATAGTGTCTGCATCTACCTCCAATGAAAAAGAAGTCCTTTTTCATCCAGAGCTATTGCAGAAGTTCGATATCAATGGCCCGCGTTATACCTCATACCCTAGCGCCGATCGCTTTCATAATGAATTTAGTGAATCTGATTATTTAGGTGCATTACAGCGTGTAGCCAAAGTTGATGAGCCACTATCGCTGTATTTCCATTTGCCGTTTTGTCCAAATATTTGTTATTACTGTGGTTGCAACAAAATTATCACTAAGGACCATGGGCGAAGTGCAAAGTACATCAAGTATTTGGCAAAAGAGATGGCAATGGTTTGTGCTGCCATGGGCGCCCAGAAAAAAATACCCGTAACTCAGTTGCACTGGGGCGGTGGTACACCGACGTTTTTATCTCATGAAGAGATGATGGAGTTGATGCACCATACGCGTGAGCATTTCGAACTTCTTCCTGGCGGAGAATATTCTATTGAGATTGATCCGCGACGTGTCACCGAGGCTGATATTGCTCTGCTGGCTGAGTTGGGCTTTAACCGTATCAGCCTTGGCGTGCAGGACTTTAATCTTGAGGTGCAGCAAGCAGTCCACCGCGTACAGACGATTGAAGAGACCCAGGCGGTGATGGATTGGTCTAGAAAGTATGGCTTTAAATCTAGAAGCGTAGATCTCATCTATGGGCTACCAAAACAAACACCCGAAACCTTTAAAGAAACTGTTGATGCAGTCCTCAAGATGAGTCCTGATCGCCTCTCTGTATACAACTATGCGCATTTGCCGCATATATTCAAGCCGCAACGCAGAATCGCTGAAGCTGATCTTCCGGGTGCTGTAGATAAATTAGATATTTTGTCCAACACTATCGAAAGACTTGGCGAAGCGGGCTATGTCTTTATTGGCATGGATCACTTTGCTAAACCAGATGATGAGTTAGCGATTGCTCAAAAAGAGGGGAAGCTGCATCGGAACTTTCAGGGTTACTCAACTCAAGCTGAATGTGATCTATTGGCTTTTGGGATTTCTTCGATTGGTAAGGTCGACGATAGCTATTCCCAAAATGTTCGCACACTAGATGAGTACTACGCTGCAATTGATGATGGTCATCTACCCACCCTCCGAGGCCTGCAGCTGGATAAAGATGACTTGATGCGCCGCGAATTAATCGGTGAGCTTATGTGCCAATTTGCTTTGGACACCGAAATGTTTGCAAAATCTCATCAAATCCATTTCCCAAGCTATTTCAAGACAGAGATTGCAGAGCTGAAGCATTTAGAAGAAGCTGGCTTGCTGGAGTGGCAGGGCACGAAGTTGTTTGTACCGATCAAAGGCCGCCTCTTGGCCAGACGCGTGGCAATGACTTTTGATCGTCACCTCAGGGAGTCTCAAGCCAAAGGCACTTATTCCAAGGTGCTCTAA